One Deinococcus grandis DNA window includes the following coding sequences:
- a CDS encoding response regulator has protein sequence MLDAETLEAGSTRPITLLLVDDHPVVRKGTRELLESEADLRVVGEAGSGEEAILRARELTPDVILMDVSMPGMNGIDATRAIKAERPGVGVLVLTSYDDDAYVFALLEAGAAGYLLKNASEDDLLGAVRAVAAGESALHPSVAKKVLERFSTHTTPTPPEDDLSPRELEVLRVAATGRTNKEIARDLDISPRTVQVHLANIFSKLGVGSRTEAVLYGIKRGWIDPKNL, from the coding sequence ATGCTCGACGCCGAGACCCTCGAAGCCGGTTCCACGCGCCCCATCACGCTGCTCCTCGTGGACGACCACCCGGTCGTGCGCAAGGGCACCCGCGAACTCCTTGAGAGCGAGGCGGACCTGCGCGTGGTCGGCGAGGCGGGCAGCGGCGAGGAAGCCATCCTGCGCGCCCGGGAACTGACGCCGGACGTGATCCTGATGGACGTCAGCATGCCCGGCATGAACGGCATCGACGCGACACGCGCCATCAAGGCCGAGCGGCCCGGCGTGGGCGTGCTCGTGCTCACCAGCTACGACGACGACGCGTACGTGTTCGCGCTGCTGGAAGCCGGGGCCGCCGGGTACCTGCTGAAGAATGCCTCCGAGGACGACCTGCTCGGCGCCGTGCGCGCCGTGGCCGCGGGCGAGAGCGCGCTGCACCCCAGCGTGGCGAAGAAGGTCCTCGAGCGCTTCAGCACCCACACCACCCCCACGCCCCCCGAGGACGACCTGAGCCCCCGTGAACTGGAGGTGCTGCGCGTGGCCGCCACCGGCCGCACCAACAAGGAGATCGCGCGCGACCTCGACATCAGCCCGCGCACCGTGCAGGTTCACCTCGCGAACATCTTCTCCAAGCTGGGTGTGGGCAGCCGCACCGAGGCGGTCCTGTACGGCATCAAGCGCGGCTGGATCGACCCGAAGAACCTGTAA